The window cacacacacccacgGCCAAGTGCCATTCGGCCACTAGAGATTGCATGCTCATCCGGCCACCCGCAtatatacgaggccagatgcctatggcattgacctcagatacagctctaggagcagctctgtaccagatatatcagatacactcagacatgcaacagtaggagtattatctctacggagagctccgaagctgggtaaaccaccgtgtgctactcgcatacccgctcccggtcctatcagcagcagtcttacccacacactaagcccttgtggcatctatcgactcgcaagccccccgtgagaataccacgacagatGGGTTGGATGCAGCAGCTAACCACTGCGACTTTAATCTCCCCAATTAATAGCATGTTTTGAGTTGAGAAAAGAGCGATGTGATTGGCTTTCTATGTGGTTCAGTTTTCCTCCTACCCCAAATCTTTACATGCGTAGGTTGCCATGCATCTCCTTAGATGAACACTTGAACGACGGGATTATATTTCTTGATTATAAACAAAAAGGAATGACATTCAATTGGAGCAATAGCGGGCAGTAGTGCTATTATGGACGCAATAGCGGACACTATTACTATGAACCTAACAACACATCTATCTTGTGCACTCTCTCACTATCTAAAAAAAGTTACACATCGGCCCCTACCTAAAAAAGAAGCAACACGTCGGTCTCGTGCACTCTTTCACTACCTGAAAGACGTTACACATTAGTCCCTTGCATCCTCTCACTACCTAAAATAAAGTTACATATCAGTCCTTGCACTGTCTAACTATCTAAAAAAGAAGCGTTAACATGTGACATTGTAGTACTCCCTTTGTTTCTAAATATAATTCTTTTTAGATATtcaatacaaactacatacggatgtatataaagaTATTTTAAAGCGTGAATTCACtcactttgctccgtatgtagtcctttattggaatctttaaaaagacttatatttaggaacaaagggagtatcaaTATAGTATATACAACAACCAACATAAGtactttcgcaaaaaaaaaacataagTAACTTTTCCATATAGTATGTGTTTATTAGTAGATAACACAAAATCAACcacaatacacacacacacacacacacacacacacacacacacacacacacacataaacttCATATTTTCCACGCGCCACCAATTTTTATCTTTATGAATCCTAACTACACCAACAACGCTGCGTGTCCAACCCTTCTAGTATGACATGTAGGGGCAAGCAGAGAGTAATCCTAGTGAGGATTTCCCGGTGCACCAAACTGGTCTAAATTGGTACAGGTTCGAGATTGGCCGGCATCTCTACCAATTTCACAGATTAGAAGGTCATGGTTCGAGCCGGACACGGGCCCTACGAGTTCAAGCCAAGAAGATACCCATGCGCACACCAGGAAATCGTATACAAATCAGCATACCCCTTTGCATATATACTACAGTACGTACTACTTACTATACAAAAACAAAACTACTACTATATCTATATGCTGTTTTTGTTCCAGAATTACTATTACAAACTCCAGTTATATACAAGTCCGTGTTCCACTATACAAGTGGCATGTGCAGGTCGAGCACGAGCAAATCTTGCTATACAGGAGTGCCCCACCAAAGAATAGGGGAAGAATCttgtctatctatctatatctctaTTTGCAGATTAACTCGAGGTAAGTTGCTTGCTGTTCCTAACTAGCAGGTCTCCGCTTGCTGTCCAGCGTTTTGGCTGGGTTAGTTTTGGCGATCTGACAGAACAGAATCACTCCACGAAAGCATGAAATCGCGTGCGACCGATGGCAAATCTGCACAGGAGAGTACGGGAGAAATGTGAATCACTAAGCAGGGAGAAATGTTTCCACGAACGACAAGAGCATGAAAAACAGAGTTTGATTGACTTACCTTGGAGAACCTCAAGAGCAACTGAAGGTATATCTATCTGATCTTCCACCAGTTTGTATACATCAACAAGCTGCAAAAGAGAGAAACAGGGTTGCGGTGATCCATCGTCGAGAAATTTAAATCTTATATATGGTTCGTGGCCGTAGTGATAAGTGCATTTGATCTCTTGAATCAAGATTGACCAGTTTATGTAGAATAGTACCTCGTCTACGTGCAACCTGGAGTCCTCAGTGAAAGCCATTACAAGTTGTCTCCTGATCCCAGAATCGATAAGGAACAGCCGTGCTCCATCTTTTATTGTGTCAGTGAGATCCAGTTTCTTCTCCAGTTTTTGACTCGACACAGTTTGCCTGCAGTACGAAAGATCAGAATACTTGCAGGAACAGCTAGACAGATACAGCATGACAGAAACAGTGGGTTCAATACTCACAGGCTATTGCTCTTCAGTGCAGGATTGGTACTCATCTTTGACACATTTTCCTTGGCAAGAACTATAAGGTTTTCTAGTCGTTTCCACTGGAACAATCCATCTTTGAATAACACCTGGTGTGGAAATGGTGATAATATCTCAGAAATGTTATAAACAACAACAGTGGCTTTCTTCTACTAATGCCTGCGTATTCGAAAAAATAAAAGCTTGCTGTTTTTCTCTGTACCCGTGTACCGATGCTTCATTGCACATTTACGGCTCACATAGTGATGTATTATATGGCAGAAACAACCAATGAGCGTCATGTTAAGAGGGTTCTTAGAAATTAAAACATACCTGTATCAGCCGTTCACGGAGAGCAGGATTTGGATCTGTCAAAAGACGGTTTGCTATATACGGATATGCAACCTAAATATTAAGAAACATACAGTGAAGAGCATAAGTAACCAAACAAATGTACAGTATTGTTCTCATAAGAACTGAAAAGGTAGCAAATGTCATACCTCAAGGAACTTAAATTCAGGCTTGAGAGTAAAGCAAATTCCTTCTTGCGTCAACAAAGAGCGAATGACCAAAGAAAATCTTTCTGGGATGCGGATAGGGTAATTGTACACAAGCTGATTAAACTTCCCTGTAATTTTCAATTTCATTCATTAGTAAAAAGTATATCTGAATACATGGAGCAGTGTTACACTAAGAATTCATCATTAGGGGAAGCAAAACAATAAAGAAAGTTTCAACATGTGTGAGCAACCGCAAGGGATGCATTCAAAAAGTATCATGGATTAACGATCAAGAACACCCACCCCCAACAAACATGTAAACTGACAAGATATCAAGCAAATATATATACATTTATGAGGAGAATGAAAAATTTAGAAAATAGGGATTACCAGTCACACTCCTGAAATTGAAGTCTGCCAAGCCTTTTCCAGCTGAGTTTTGCCAAATAGCTTCCAGAGCTGGGATAATTGGGGAAACATCTGTTCCACTAGCAAGAAAACCAAGCCTTGTGAAGTCATTTGCCATTTCTGCATAGTCTTCATTTACAGCATGAACTACAGCATCAATCAGGATTTCTTTGTTTTGCTGCATATACGAGAAACAACGGCAATAAAACATATGTAAGCAATTTCTTGATCTGCCAATGCAGTAAATCACAAGAATGCATTCACAATAAGGGCATCATTTTTTGTGGTGTTAGCAGATTGCAGAACTATAAGTAGCCGACGTACATTTTGACCACCTAAGTGAAAAGTTTTTCACACTAAAGAATCATTGGTAGTAGGGCATGCATGATATATTATTAATTATATATTCACAGGCAAGCAACAATAAGAATCCAATCAATTGCAACTGCAAAGACAAATTCTGCTACTACCAAACAACCAAAAAAAAATCAGACCTGGCTAAGGACGGCAACATTGCCAAAGTCGACGTAAGCAATACGGCCATCTCGCATCGCAAAAACATTTCCAGGATGTGGATCTCCATGGAAAAGGCCAAATTCAAGCAACTGGCGCAGTGCTGCACTCACTCCAACTGTGAGAAAGCCTTCTACATCAATCCCAGCTTCTTTTATAGCCTGAGGGAATAAATTGAAAACTCAATGATGCTACAAATTTTAAATGAACTAATCCACATTAGAAATAAGTAAAAGTtaatatgatgaattctacaaaCCTGCGGATCAGTGCATCTGATTCCATCTATCCATTCCATCACCAAAACACGAGAACCTGAAAACTTATTATATACTAGAGGGATCTTCACAGTTGGATCATTCTTAAAATTTACTATGAAGTCCTCGATGTTTCTAGCTTCCTGATTGCGCAGAAAAGGAAGGCCGTCAACTCCCATTCAGACATTCATCACCAAATAAACATGAAACATAAAATCTGTGTTGCTGGAATGAAAAGACCTATAGTATCTTAATGACACATAGATAAAAGGTTGCAATACCTCCATGCAAGGAAATAAGAAGGTTGTGATACTGCACTCGTTAAGCCTCCGGTCATTAAATTAATTAAGATTTCCTATTTGCTGCGCTCGTGCATTGTGGGTACGGTACAAACAGTGAACTTAAAAAAATTGCTGAACAATTGGTTGGTTATTGCACTGAAAGGCCGCATTGATCAGAACATACAAGCTACTGTCGTCTCCTCCAGAAAACAACAAGCAACCAGATCCATTTATACTTACAAGTTCGCCACATCAGAGTGGGTTTAGTGCTAAATGTGCCATCTGAAGCATTTGTCATATTTTCCATTC is drawn from Triticum dicoccoides isolate Atlit2015 ecotype Zavitan chromosome 4A, WEW_v2.0, whole genome shotgun sequence and contains these coding sequences:
- the LOC119286362 gene encoding protein ACTIVITY OF BC1 COMPLEX KINASE 1, chloroplastic-like, which produces MELCTASVSISPHRPSISTSSRPVPYTRYAGSRSCISKRTKRSSLYVINAASTNALLSSRTLPTQTNGAAAKGMPSKKPNSALEQLDIERGVCMPFRKYSPEMVRSKVLGSSGSVLSLASRGVEIIWKLGFYWSSLVYDYLVGRDEEIVPFRARQLRNLLCDLGPSFIKAGQVLANRPDIIREDYMSELCILQDDVPPFANQVAFSIIEEELGQPLEQLFSKISSETIAAASLGQVYRATLRETGEDVAIKVQRPGIEPIIFRDLFLFRTLASFLNGISLQKLGCNAELIVDEFGEKLLEELDYTLEARNIEDFIVNFKNDPTVKIPLVYNKFSGSRVLVMEWIDGIRCTDPQAIKEAGIDVEGFLTVGVSAALRQLLEFGLFHGDPHPGNVFAMRDGRIAYVDFGNVAVLSQQNKEILIDAVVHAVNEDYAEMANDFTRLGFLASGTDVSPIIPALEAIWQNSAGKGLADFNFRSVTGKFNQLVYNYPIRIPERFSLVIRSLLTQEGICFTLKPEFKFLEVAYPYIANRLLTDPNPALRERLIQVLFKDGLFQWKRLENLIVLAKENVSKMSTNPALKSNSLQTVSSQKLEKKLDLTDTIKDGARLFLIDSGIRRQLVMAFTEDSRLHVDELVDVYKLVEDQIDIPSVALEVLQDLPSVARDFMLSWSDSVLSDRQN